The following are encoded in a window of Lichenicola cladoniae genomic DNA:
- a CDS encoding rhomboid family protein, with protein sequence MRTSSGGTLSYSRMPRNASEAGVVTRWPVSTLLLLAILVAVFAVEVHLAPPGEDKGLSPYTQIMVGGLTGSLAHAGQWYRLLSSAFLHANPRHLFMNAFALGLAGYALERIVGHAWVVCIFAMGAVCGGLASVLMLPSSTVTVGASGGIMALLGALYMTSFRVPRSPARWRIQSKAIYFGVPGLIPHHAVGSLQTNYAAHFGGAIFGILIGGLLLAGWESFSTRPPHAHGATVLATVALLAAGFSAYGVSSTYGAQPHLNRFIPPASIPKKDVDMVAHGDALAIAFPDDARAHVFAGMAHLSRMDRMGAEGELETALRLDASEPGLYSRTFMNTVHVLLATLFSKDGRPIEAVAMAQPFCRQPNWTQQSPRLVALVRAGHLCS encoded by the coding sequence ATGCGCACCAGCTCAGGCGGTACCCTCTCCTATTCCCGGATGCCCAGGAACGCCTCGGAAGCCGGCGTCGTCACGCGGTGGCCAGTCTCGACACTTCTGCTGCTCGCGATCCTCGTCGCGGTCTTTGCAGTCGAGGTTCACCTGGCCCCGCCCGGTGAAGATAAAGGGTTGAGCCCGTATACGCAGATCATGGTCGGTGGCCTGACCGGAAGCCTGGCGCATGCCGGGCAGTGGTATCGGCTACTTTCGTCCGCTTTCCTGCATGCCAATCCCCGGCACCTGTTCATGAACGCGTTCGCCCTGGGGCTGGCGGGTTATGCCCTCGAGCGGATCGTGGGACACGCCTGGGTCGTCTGCATCTTTGCGATGGGCGCCGTATGCGGAGGGTTGGCTTCAGTCCTCATGCTGCCGTCTTCCACGGTCACGGTGGGTGCCTCGGGCGGCATCATGGCGCTGCTGGGAGCCCTGTACATGACCAGCTTTCGGGTTCCCAGAAGTCCTGCCCGGTGGCGCATCCAGTCGAAGGCCATATACTTCGGAGTTCCCGGCCTTATCCCACATCACGCAGTGGGCTCCCTGCAGACCAACTATGCTGCGCATTTCGGGGGCGCCATTTTCGGGATCCTGATCGGCGGTCTCCTCCTCGCCGGCTGGGAAAGCTTTTCGACGCGACCGCCTCACGCGCATGGCGCAACGGTTCTGGCCACCGTCGCCCTCCTGGCAGCCGGTTTTTCCGCCTATGGCGTGTCGAGCACTTACGGCGCCCAGCCGCACTTAAATCGGTTCATCCCGCCCGCGAGCATCCCGAAGAAGGATGTCGACATGGTCGCCCATGGTGACGCGCTCGCCATCGCGTTTCCGGACGATGCGAGAGCGCACGTCTTTGCCGGCATGGCTCATTTGTCGCGCATGGACAGGATGGGGGCGGAAGGCGAGTTAGAGACGGCGCTTCGTCTGGATGCAAGCGAACCAGGGCTCTATTCCCGAACCTTCATGAACACCGTTCATGTTCTTCTGGCGACTTTATTTTCCAAGGACGGTCGACCGATCGAAGCAGTCGCCATGGCTCAGCCGTTCTGCCGGCAACCGAACTGGACGCAACAGTCGCCTCGGCTGGTAGCTCTCGTTCGTGCCGGGCATTTATGCTCTTGA